The sequence TGAAAGGGACAAACAAGGAGTTATGAGACTGAGAGCTTAATCTCTCCACTTGGAGCACACCCACAGAAtttcatgaataaaaatgtacagtttataaataaagaataaggCATCATTCAGGCGCTGAACACAGTGCTGAGTGTTAATTGTCAGATATGAGCTGttactctgctgctctctgctggaggGACATTACTAATACAACTACTGTGTGTGGCCACATGCAAACACTCAGGTAGTGGAGTTTGTGCATCTACATACACAGGTGGGAACTTTCAGAGCTGCTAGAAAGTAAATCTGAAAGACGAACACGGAAGAGAGACGAGGGTTCCTGAGAATTTCTTACCTTTGTTTGTCTGAGCTTCAATTTCTGCTCTATATTAAGTATCTTAGAGGTTAACGTTGTCACATACTGCATGACAAATAACTCTTGAGCAAAATGTCCTTAAGAACATGAGTATCATTCATGGGGAATTTGCTAAGAGAGTACTGTTGCTAGATGAGAGGGTTACCGTTTGTAGTTTCTTCTTCAGTTCCACATTAGCTTCTTTGTAGCTTTTGGAGGTGGATTGTAAATAATAAATTGCCAGTCTGAAAGGTAAAATGACAGATCATTACCATAAAAGAAGCTTAAACTTTACCACTGAAaggagtgtgcatgtgtatgtagtGTGTTTGCTGACTCACACCATCAGCAGTATGAAGGGTAGCACCAGTCCAGGGTTAGAGGCATAGCTGAACACTTTACTGAACCAGGCAGGGAAGTCAGACTCAAGGGTCTCCTGGATCACATCAAACATCCGCTTTTTCCCACTAAGGAGAAGAGAATGATTgtgacacaaaaaaatcaaatagtaACTGCCACTACCACGTCTGAGCATGCAGCATTACCTGAAGGGGCCGCAGTCAAAGGAAGGGGGGATGGTGACGATGGTGTAGATGGCAGGCAGCGTGGACAGGAAGAGGATGACCAGCAACATGGCCATGTAGAAGTTGTTGGAACCAGAGGCCTTGAAGACCCTCTCCTGCGGCACATTACAGCACATCACTGCCCAGCACTGCAGGTACATGGAGACGTGGAGCCGGAGGACGTTcagggcaggcaggcagggggCATAGAAAGCTCCCATCCTGGAGGAAACAATGGTTTTCAATAAGACCAGTGCTGTTGGTTgtaagtaaaacacaaaaatggaaagtgattgatgtgtttttatgtacttgttgatttaaatataatatattataaatatattaccATATCATTCCTTGATTGAAGATCAGACCCAGGACGTTCCCACTGACATCAAACTCAGAGTAGGATGgctttcacaaaaaaaaaaaaaaaaacctcaggaATGACTCGatgattattcattattatattCACCTCTAGAGAAAAGGTGCACTTTTTGATGTGTAATGATAAATTATACATTGTTGAGTGAATTGTTCAGCGGTACAGCCAGTGTGATCAGATGACTCACAAATCCGGCCTCCAGGTCCCAGCACCAGCAGTAGTTGAGAAAACGAACAAGCACGGCTCTCAGGAAGTCACCAATCAGCAGCGTGATGTAAGTTGTCATGGTATCAGAAATGATCAGCCGCACAAACTCCTGCAAAGAATGAAGTAGTCATACATAATGATCACCTTACAGAGGCTAACTTCTTTCATTTACCACTTTATCACTGACCATATGGCTTAAAGTTTAATATGCATGTTCTAAGTACAATATTTAACTATATGTCAAGCCCAGTTCTTTATTTGACTCTTGATGCAAGCCCTTCAGCTTAACCGCtgcaaaagaaattattttccaCCTTCAAAAGCAacacctctcctccaccagccaCCTCTCAGTCAGGCCGATGACCTCAGAACCGTCTTTGCTAACAAGGTACCAGCCATCAGTGGCCACCCAACCGCGATGCATTTGGGGTGAGTCAATTACTGCATTTGTCCCTCCCTCTGTGGAAAATGCCTCCAAACGCCCCACCACATCTCTTAAAGCTCTTTTGAGACATCTTATTCACAATCACACCTgcaatcacattgtcacatgaCAAATGTTTCTCTGGGTTCAAAAGCATTGCTCACTGTGTTTGAGCGGCCCTAAGTTACCCCATTGTCCCTGCTGAGGTCAGGGAGATCTTGTTGGCACCGTGTGAACCACACAATCGTCCTGTTCACCCTATCTAAACTACATATTTTGGAGTCCTACTTCACAGAGTGATCAGTCACGTCTCAGCAGCTCTGTCCAGTGGATCAATCCCTCAGTAGACCAATTAACCGCTCGTGTGGTTTTTCTCACCACTGTTATTCTGATGATATCCAGCTCTATCGGTCCTTCCCACCAGACAACTCGACTGTCTCAGCATGGATCACAGCTTGCCTCAGTGATGTCTTGAAATAGAcggaacattttcttttgctcagTTTCTCTTAGACCTCCTGGTGATCGCAGCCAGTTCTTCTGTGCAGCCCAACATTGCTATCCAgctcagctcctcactctgaccAAACAAAGTCTGCACATTGTCACTGATGACAAACTAACTTTCACCGAGCAGGTTGAGGTCATTTCAGTCTGCATTATATAATATCAGAAAGATCAGGTCTTATCTGACTGAGCCTAGCGCTCAACTCCTCGGACAGGCTGCTGTCACCCACCCCTCACCTTGACTTCCATAACACAACACCCTTCTGGCGGTGCTGCCAGCCGACACCATAAAACCTCTGAACATGGTCCCAGATGCACCAACCAGTCAAAGACAGCTCATGTCACTCCACTTTTCATTACTTCATTGCTGTAAAAACAGTGATGAACACAATACAGAActagtttacacacacatgcacacttacCTGGCCCACCATGGTCTCCCAGCAAGGCCCTCTGGGCACATCGGCAGGCTGGATAGTGACGGGCGGAGCCGTGCTATTCTTTGATTCTGTGCCATTGTAAAGAGTGGCTTCCCACATGGTTATATTAAACTTCActatcttttcctcttccctctgtaACACACGTACACACCTCAGGTTGAGCCGACTGTAAATGTAGTATCTCACAAGTATCTCACACCTCCACACGCTTGAATTCTCACTTTGAGATTTATCTCATCCATAAGCGCAATGATGAAGGTGTAAAGGTTTCCCAGGAAGAGGGCGAAGATGCGACCCAGCTGCCACTGCAGGGCAACACGAGGGTGGTAGTTCTCCAGGGCGCTGATGACGTCGAACAACATGGGGCAAAACATCCCGAGTAATGACATGACCATGTTcacctgagaaacacaaaaaggcCTAGACTAGTGAGAACTCTTATGACACTAAAGGGCTGTGCACCATAATGTCTCCAATGATGCACTGtgcaaagtaaaacaaatagaaCAAGAGAAAATATTCTGGATGGTGATGAAACAGCTCTTGAAGCACATTTTTATAAACACTTTGACTTCATTCATACACTTCTTTCTGTTCTGCCTGTTTCCTCTACCTCGTTCCTCTCCCACCAGGTGTGATTCTCCAGGCCATCGAGGGCAAACTTCTGAGAGCGACGCACTACAAAGTAGATCAGGTATCCACTTCCCGCCAAGCAGCACAAGACCAGGAAGTTGGCCAGCACGCGCAGGAAACGAGTCAGATGGATGTTGTCGTCCTTTTGGCTCTCTTGCTCCTCTAAGATTGCCTCCTGGAGAGCAGAGACATACAGgatataaatacatgtttttgaaaattgCGTCAGTTTCCGTTCTGGTCCACCAACAGTCAGCTGCACTGACCTTGAAGCTGGTAGTGATGGAGGCAAACTTATTGTCTGCAGTTTCAGGGTTTCCTATCAGGTAGTCCCAGCTGGTGAATACTTTCCAGCTGAAATTAAAGCTGTTATCATCTCCAACCCCAGACTCATTTGCATTACGGGCCATCCTTTAATGAGAGATAATTACAGATTTAGTACAGCATTGTGCTTAAAAGGAGATTTATTAATTGTATGTGGTCGTAATAAACCTACGTTCTTATGACCACCATATAGCTATAAGCCACTGTTCCCACACCAACCAGGAAGTATGACAGAGGCATACGGAACTTGAGCCAGCCAATGGCACGCTGGTTATTGTAGTAACCATAGAAGAGGACTGAATACTGAGCGTAGCCCTGTGGgtgcaaacatttaaaacaaagaatGCGTCATTATTTTTCTGCTATTTGAAGTGAATGTGATGTTGCAGGTGTATAATTAGCTGACTCCAAAATCCCATAAGATGGCAAAGTCCATGGCACTGGTCTCCTCAGCCCTGGGGACAGTCTTTCTGGGCATGCTGCCATAGGGTCGCCCCATTAATGCCTGTTAGCGACACGTAGGGAAGCAGGGAAGGAGTGTTATTGGAAGAAAATGTCAAAGACAACAAATAGAGTGAACTGTGAAATATACACAAGAGCAAAAGTACAGATACAATACGAGTAAGGTACAAAAGGTGCAGTACCTCAGGCACCATAACCAGGCCAAAGGTCAGACCAAACAAGATCATGTTGATGCCATACATCCACCTCAGGAAGATAAAGTAAGAGGCAACTGAGGAGCCAAAATGACCTGAGAGGCGAAAGGAAATAACGATGAGGAAGGTTGTTACACCAGTAATGACTCTGTAGAACTAGATGTAAAGCCTGTGaggtgtacagtatgtacagtatgacaTGAGAATATGTGGAACACacatttgtgaaaaataaacaaaacttaCTTTCAATCTCCTTGATTTTCATCTCCCATGGAATACAGGCAGTTTTAAAGTTTTCAAAATCCCGTTGAAACTTCATCCATTTCTagaaaagaaatacaattaaataaaaatgcatcatataTTCAATGTAGTTATTCCTTTGACTAAATAAATAGATACTGATATCAGATTTGTGATTCCATACCTTTGTCATCATCACCTTGTAGGCGTAGAGCAGCCTGCCTTTCCCTTTCCCCAAAGCTCCCTCATATTTCTCCACAAACTCCTGAGACTCCCTACGAGCAAGGAGATGATTTGATTCAGAGATAATTACAGGTCACCTGCTGATCCTGAGATCCCAGTGGATTCAGATCCTAATTCAAAGTGCACTTCAATAATAACACTGCGTGGGAATTTACCTCAAAGTCACAAGTTTTCTTTTCATCGGCCAGGGTTTTCCCCTCAGACTTTGGATCagtttcttcctctcatccacTGCCTCCTTCAGCTCTTCCAGCTCCTCCGGCGACAGACACTCTGGCctcacctccttctcctcattgtcctcttcttctttgtcctcttCTTCACTTGTCTCCTGCTCTGAGCTAAGGCAAAGGAGAGCGTTGTGTTTTTGCATGGGAGGATTATGATTTTGAAGTTTCTCCTCAGCAGGAAATAATGTAGGATAATATTTTACCTTGTTTCAACTACTTTCTTGTGCCttttcctcttcacttcctGCGCTTTCTCTTTTACTGTCCATTtacctccatcctcctctttctcttcttttttggcACATCcatgtttcctttttcctttgacatttttttgctctgcttctccctcctcctgctcagtttttcttgctttttcatttttgatattCTTCCTGGTTTTTGCCATCTTACGACTTTTTATTTTGgcctcgtcctcctcatccctcGCACTTCCTTCTGCTTCATGATCATTCTTTGCCCTCCTTCTCTTGCCCCTTTCCTTTTTCTCAGGTCTGGCCTGTAATTCATCCTCCCCTTCTCCTGCTCTGGATGATCCTTTTCTCCtacctttcctcctcttcttgttCTCTCTATCACCgtccctcctttttcctctgcaTCTCTCCCTGTCATGCTCCTCTTGACATGTAGAGACTTCATCCTCATCACCTGCAGTAAAAAACGTAGATGCTGTTTTTCCTCAATGCTGCAATAAGCATTAACATCCTGCACAACTGCTGTTCTCTATTCACCCAACTCTTTTCTCTATTTCCAGGTGTTACAATCATACCGAAGGGTAAATACTATACAGGAATGGTCATGGCGAAAAAAGCAACTGCAGAAGAGCATACATGGGTTTGTggtgacagcagagacagaacagTCAAAATGAACAGCTCCTACATAAAAAGGAACCACCGTAAGAAGCTGAAACTCTTCTGCCTCTCTAACAGTTTAATGGAATTAGGAATATTGCTCATGAACAGCTTGCCAATAGAAATGACGTACACTACACTGATTCATATAAATAGCATAAGAACACACTCACCTGCTAACTCCAGTCCAATGTGAACTGTTGGAGAGAAAAAATGtaactgtgaaaatgaaaaatgttgaggaaaaaaaataaagttttgcgATTTTACGACTTATAATTTTCACCTCTATCAAGTCTGTGTAGTTGGAGTGATGTGGGTAGCCACCGTCATCATTAaatgtgcttttctgtggtCTAATTTTTATCATGTTCTTTCAGGTCAAGTGTCAGCTTTATAAATCTTTAAGCTTTATACGTTCATTTTCCTCAATACAACAATGACCCCTTTCACTGGAAGAGCTTATACTACCTTTACCTGGCACTATTGTCCTGCAGTAAAGGGGGATAAcgaggaaaacaaagaggacCACTAACAAACTGAACAGATATTTATGTAGTCGGCCCTTTAATGTGTGTCCTAAGTGTAACCGGAGTGGCCAGCACACAGGTCATTACGGCCgtgtgcagcagagaggcacAAAAGAGGCAAACAAAGGCCTAATGAAGGGAGACGGGGTGGCTAAGCCCACAAGGACGGGGAGACAGACAAGGGCCAGAGGCCAGCTCCCAAATATGCAGCTGAGTGAGTAGGGTGCAAGAGAGTAGTGGGTGAACACGTTTGAGGTGGTCACTGGGTGGACTTTTAGTGACGATTAAAACGAGGAATCCAGTGTAAATAGCTGTACTGTTTTAACTTGTCATTCTGTTGAATTGAAGGGTCTGTCAGACTCAATGAATATGGCTGTTTTTATCTGTGAGTAGGTTGAAATCAGTTAtaaacacactgcaaacacagagacCAAAGGACTGTGCATTAATTAAGATATCACTAAGTTTTTCCTAGTTTCTAGTAGTTTCTCCTCATGAGCATAGTGatataaactataaataaagatataaaataaatatataaagataaTTTACAGCAGATTATTGCATTATCTGACTTTTATCTCCACAGGCACAAAGAATGAACATCCTCGATTGATAGTACTCCCATATCATATAATGTGAAAACCAGAATATCAATTTGGTCATGGAAATATAACTTACTGTCATTCTCAGAGGTGATCAGACTGTCCCGAGGCATCTTCATCTCCTGGTCCTGTGCCGCAGCATCCAGTGGGCCGTGTATGTGAGGTGGAAATGAGGCTGAAGGGTCTCAGtgttctctcttcttctgcatCTTTGCAGGGAAGGATGCAGCTTATCCAAGCTCACATAGCTGgtgcatgatgatgatgatgatgatgatgatgatgatgatgagcataACTCGCATGAGAAGTTTACTTTTTCCTCGCCACCCATCGACCCGAAACAGGGACAATGACAGCATGGAAACCCTAGAGCCACGCAATTTCACTAGCGATCAATTATTCAAAACAGTTATGACTGCCTttatgcagctgtgtgtgtgtgtgtgtgtgtgtgtgtgtgtgtgtgtgtgtgaatgtttgtgagtgtgtgtgcactcctgcatatgtgtgtgaaaaaacatGAGGGTCATGAGAGCAGCTGGCCTAAGGGTCATGACTGTATCATAACAGATGACTCAGCTGTTAGGGGTTCACTGAGAAGTGACATTCAGAAGTCACGTTCACCTCATGTTGCTGAAAATCCTCCTGTGTGTTCAGATAGCGTCTTGATTTTGTGTATCCACATACCCATCGATAGTTAGTGGCCATTTTCCTTCTGTTCCCACACACTGGCACTTGATGCACACCTTCGTTTGTGAATGAACTCTATGGCTGAAATGAGCATCATTAATCTACATGAAGCCCTAGTaaagatgaaatcaatgggATCCTGATATCATCTCTACCCATTTATCactttaaatgcattaaatgcctttttttttaattgttatttgttttttatgtgtctCCCAGTGATGACTCTTCAGTGTTATTTTGGAGGGAGCTTTTCCATATCAGAATCAAGGGTCTAGGGATGGAGAGTGTCTCATGGCTAGGCAAATTTAGCTTTCTCATTTTGAGccacatgaataaaaatgaccTGACTTGGCTCACAGGGTTTTGTAGAAATAATCATAGCATCAGTCAGTCTCTTACTTGGGCTCCTACTCTCAGTGGGTCACAGACTATCCACCTGACACATCTGTACGTCTGCGTGTCTGTATAATACCAGCTTCTATTTAGAGACGGCAAAGACAAGGTTGTTGGTTAAGGTTAGACACTGGTTAAGGAAAGTGTGAGGGTTGAGGTCAGCAGTGTGGCATGCAGTGTACTTTTCACTTAGGAGGGCGTTGCATTGACTTGGAGAGAAGTTAGAGTTGTAAGAGTTTGACATAAAGGTGAAAATGAGTTATCGTAGAATTAAAATTTCAGTTTGAAAAAAGAGTCCCACGCCAGCATGACATCACTCTGACGtgacaaaaaaatgtttgtacGAACGTGCTGCACATGAAAATATGAGAGATAGGAGGAGCTGAGTTCAAAGCCAACGAACCTGTAGAGGGCAGTGCTGCTCTGCACTGGAATGGACTGGAAGACACACTTGTGCTTTGATGGACACTATTTTCATCTTAAactgatttgttttctctgtgtctgcataTGTTTGCACCTGCACGTGTGGAAAAAGCCCGAAGCGTCACAGACCATGTAGGCTAAGCATGTTTGTGTACGTGCTCatcaacttgtgtgtgtgatatgggGGC comes from Pempheris klunzingeri isolate RE-2024b chromosome 7, fPemKlu1.hap1, whole genome shotgun sequence and encodes:
- the tmc1 gene encoding transmembrane channel-like protein 1, encoding MPRDSLITSENDIHIGLELAGDEDEVSTCQEEHDRERCRGKRRDGDRENKKRRKGRRKGSSRAGEGEDELQARPEKKERGKRRRAKNDHEAEGSARDEEDEAKIKSRKMAKTRKNIKNEKARKTEQEEGEAEQKNVKGKRKHGCAKKEEKEEDGGKWTVKEKAQEVKRKRHKKVVETSSEQETSEEEDKEEEDNEEKEVRPECLSPEELEELKEAVDERKKLIQSLRGKPWPMKRKLVTLRESQEFVEKYEGALGKGKGRLLYAYKVMMTKKWMKFQRDFENFKTACIPWEMKIKEIESHFGSSVASYFIFLRWMYGINMILFGLTFGLVMVPEALMGRPYGSMPRKTVPRAEETSAMDFAILWDFGGYAQYSVLFYGYYNNQRAIGWLKFRMPLSYFLVGVGTVAYSYMVVIRTMARNANESGVGDDNSFNFSWKVFTSWDYLIGNPETADNKFASITTSFKEAILEEQESQKDDNIHLTRFLRVLANFLVLCCLAGSGYLIYFVVRRSQKFALDGLENHTWWERNEVNMVMSLLGMFCPMLFDVISALENYHPRVALQWQLGRIFALFLGNLYTFIIALMDEINLKREEEKIVKFNITMWEATLYNGTESKNSTAPPVTIQPADVPRGPCWETMVGQEFVRLIISDTMTTYITLLIGDFLRAVLVRFLNYCWCWDLEAGFPSYSEFDVSGNVLGLIFNQGMIWMGAFYAPCLPALNVLRLHVSMYLQCWAVMCCNVPQERVFKASGSNNFYMAMLLVILFLSTLPAIYTIVTIPPSFDCGPFSGKKRMFDVIQETLESDFPAWFSKVFSYASNPGLVLPFILLMVLAIYYLQSTSKSYKEANVELKKKLQTQNEENKKKNKQAALKAQMDLEEARQAASHATELQKNNNASLQDEEAEEEENCDSSLRLHHGKNGRHRPAHSTHVRDQEHRPATRAPVPRTHHHVNHTAPGYLPGFPRQSEPRMCRVPSLQRH